The following is a genomic window from Mus caroli chromosome 17, CAROLI_EIJ_v1.1, whole genome shotgun sequence.
GGAGCTTTTCAGAGCGATCTCAGCTCCATCAGCTCTGAGATTCGAACCCTGCAGGAGCAGTCGGGGGCCATGAACATCGACTTCGTAACCGACAGGCAGTTCGGGGGAAACTTGGGGAACTTGTGGATGGGCTGGTGGTGCCCTCTGCTCTGGTCACGTGAGTCACTGGTTTGAAGGGTAGTAATGTCCAAAGCAGGTGGTTGGGCTGGGTTACCTACACAATTTACAACATAGNTCTCCAGNCTGGGGTTGTCNGGTACCATCTAGAAANCAGGTGTGCCGGCTCATGCCCNTAATCACATGCTTGGGANGCTGAGACAGGAGGATNGCTGCAAgtagactagcctgggctatagagtgagatctTGTAATGGATGGATTAAGAACTTCGAACCCTGCTTTAGCTGCCATAGGATAGGACACAGGTTAGGAGTGCTCCAAGGCCacatgaggaggtgtggcccaggAGATGAAAACTTTGTACTTATTCTCTTGAAGGCAGGAGACCATAAAGAAAGGTCGAAATGACATGTGAGGTGTGAGGGGGCTCTCTCAGGGCTGTGGAGTTTCCCGTCTAACCATGCCCATCCTCCCGTGCTCCTCAGAGCAATTCTGGAAGCTCCAGTGACCGAGCCCAGGTTCCTGGAGCAGCTACAGGAGCTGGATGCCAAGGCAGCCGCGGTCAGAGAGCAGGAGGCCATGGGCACCGCTGCCTGTGCTGACGTCAGAGGCGTACTCGACCGGCTCCGGGTCAAGGTGGGGAGTGGTCTGCTCAGAATCAGCTTCCCAGGAGCTTCACACTGCTTCCCGCTGTGCAGTGCGTGGTTGGCCCTCCAGGTCCCCTGAAAATCTAAAGAGGGTTGacatgtggctcagttggcagagcgcttgcttagcatgcatgcaGCCCCAGGTTCCGTCCCCANNNNNNNNNNNATtatttgatatacatatataacttttACAAGTTATTATTATTGGTGCTTTAGTTGCATTCATGTCTACATTCATGAGACATGAACTGTTTGTTACTAGTAACAGACAGTGACCTGCCATGtcggtgctaggaattgaaccccagtctcCCTTGTGCCTCAGGTCCAGTCCCAGGCCCCCAGGGATTTTCATGCCTTCTGAGGCCAGTCAGAGGTCTGGAAGCTCTTGCTGCCTGGTGTAGAAGAGATAACAAGGCAcactgagaagacagagaggatgtGGCAAGAGGGGATTATGGGCTGGAAAAAATCCCAGCTCCATCCTGAGAGCCTCAGGGACAAGGGTGTGTCCCCTGCCCCCCTCTCACACTTACCTAGAACATGAGCATAGCTTCCTTTTATACCTGTGAGAAGAAAAGCCATGAGAGATCAGGGAAACAACAGCCCAAGGAAGTTCCGGGAACTGACAGCTGACCCAGTTGGAGACTGTAGCAATGTGGGTGTGGCTGTTTCCCATTAAGGAGCAGAGCACACTGCTAAAGGAGGCTGAGAGAAAACTCAGACCCTGCCCTTTCCTACCTAAGTGTCTCCTCTTCATCACAAAAGCCACTACAGCTCCAATGATGGCCACAGCTCCAAGGACAACCAGAATAGCAATGTGAGTCACCATATTGGAGTCAGTGGATGGAGGAGGCTCTGGGAAGGACAGGTACAGGAAATGAAGGTGAGGGTCATGACCCCAGCTCTCAGCCCTGACCAATTCAGGGTCTCCAGAAGGCTCCAGCTTTCCCTGACCCCAGTTCTgcacccacaccctccttaccCCATCTCAGGGTGAGGGGCTCAGGCAGCCCCTCATGGTACACATGGCATGTGTAATTCTGCTCCTTCCCAAGAGGCACCACcacagatgcccacttctggaaGGTTCCATTCCCTGCAGGCCTGGTCTCCACAAACTCCATGTCCTGGGTCAGCTCCTCCCCATTCAACTGCCAGGTCAGGGTGATGTCAGCAGGGTAGAAGTCCAGGGCCCAGCACCTCAGGGTGACTTCATCTTCAGGTCTGGGGTGACGGGTCACATGTGCCTTTGGGGGTTCTGAGGGAGAGAGTTGAAAGGATGAGGCATCCTGCTTTCTTCTGGGGACTCAGCAGTGTCCATGTGACCATCCTGGGGTAGACAGAAGAACTGGGGTGGGATTAGGGTGTCCATCATCTAGACACCAGCTAGAGCACTTGCACCTGGAAGGATCTGTTCTTAGGGATGCCTTAGGATGTGAGCAGGACAACATGGACGGGAGGCTCCAGGTCTCTGCAGACTCGTGGGAAGGGCTTCTGGTCCTGAGCTGGGTGAGGGCCAAGAGATTGAGAAAAGCTGGAGTCTGGCTCTAGAGACACTGAGTAGGGCAAGGAGGGAGGCCTGAGAAAGCCCCCCATGGGTCCAGGGTCATTGTCAAGCCTGATCTGCTTGTGTTAAGGATTAAAATCCCTACAGGGGAAAAGCAGTCTTGggagtctctctccctcctcctccaccgaGCTGTGCCCTCTGAACAGCGTTCTGCCCCTGAGTTATATACCTCAAGGCTTTCCCCCAAACCCCAGAGGAAAAGTGAGGAGAGGTCTCCAGGCACCTGAGCGCAGCAGTGTCTCGTTTCCCAGCTGTAGGTATTTCTGGAGCCACTCCACGCAAGGACCTTGCAGGTATGCCCTCTGTTGGTGGGCCTCACCGGCCGCCTCTGACTTGCGCTTAGAAATCTGTGAGGCAAAGTCAGTCGCGGTCCAGGAGCGCAGGTCCTCGTTCAGGGAGATGTAATCCTGGCCATCGTAGGCCTCCTGACAATACCCGCGGAGCAGGCGCCCATCGGGCCCCAAGTCGCAGCCATACATCCACTGCAGCGTGTGAGATTCTGGAAGGGATACGCTGATGAGCGCCACCTGTGGCCACCTTGCCCATGTTAGGAGatatcccaaaacaaaagagaaacaaaagtgcAACCCCAAACCTAAGCAGAACTCTGCGGGGGCTTTCTTGTCTGAGGTTCTGGGTAGGCGTTTGGATGAAACTTTGTCTCAGCGGGTCAAGATGACCCAGGCCCGTCTCAGGGCACATGGGGGGGATCATAGCTGTGATCCCAGCCGCAGTCACTCACCGTCCTTACTCTGATTGTAGTAGCCGAGCAGGGTCCTCAGGTTTACTCTGAAGTTCCTCCCCATGTCCCTGGCTTTCCGAGTCTCCCGCTCCCAGTACTCCGGCTCCTCCTGCTTCATCCACAGCGCCCGCGGCTCCATCCTCGGATTCTCCGCGTCGCTGTCGAAGCGCACAAACTGCGTGTCGTCCACGTAGCCGACAATGATGAACCGGGGCTCCCCGAGGCCGGGCCGGGACACGGCGGTGTGGAAATACCGCAGCGAGTGTGGGCCTGGGGACGACGCGCGGTGAGACCCCAACCTCCCCTAGGCTCAAGGTCCCAGGTAAAGGCGGGGAGGGACTAGGACAGGGCGGCGGAACTTGGGGTGCTgcacctcctccaccaccaccctccctccGCTTTTCCTCGCAGTCTTTTTcgctcccacccctcccctcactTACCAGTCTGGGTCGGGACTGTGGCGCTGACCAGCACTGTGGCTTTGGTCAGCAGCTGGAGCAAGTGGGCAAAAAGCAACATCCTCACTCCTTGGGTCTGTGAGGAACCATAAGGAGGACTGTATTCCTGTTGACTTCGTACTTTGAAACCTGTGCGTAGCTGATTGGCTTCTAGAAAACTAGGCGTCCAACAGAAATGAGAATTGAGACTGCATCATTTGTGTCTTTATGAAAGAGAAAGCAGTAGGATCCCTTTTCATGACCTACAGCTTTAACCGGGACAATCTTCTCTGGCACTTGTGTTCTTGGGCAAACTGTTTCTGCAAGTCTTGTTGCACAATCTGTGCAAGCTTCGActtagttaattagttaatttattaactttatgtcctgactacagtttccccttcctccttttcccagtcctccccctcccctctccccttctccctttctcttccaaaaAGGGGAGGTTTTCCAGTGGGTATCAGCcagccctggcatatcaagttgtagttatttttcttaaaagaattatttatttattgtatgtatatttgtatactgcagctgtcttcagacacaccagaagatagcatcagatctcattacagatggttgtgagccaccatgtggttgctgggaattgaactcaggacctctgggagagcagtcggtgctcttagccAATGAGCCCCAAGttgtagttattttattttacaaatcatgtttatatgtgtgtttgtgtgtggatagATGAATGCAGTGCCCGATGAGGACCCAACAGAGCgtaggatccctggagctggagtttcaggtggttgtgaggtgtggcctgagtgctgggatctgaccTCAGGTTCCTTGCATAATCTTAGGTATaagctcttaacagctgagccatctctccagtcgcAGAAGGACTCTGTTTAGTACTCTGTTCTGTGTAAACATGAAACACTGTAACTATACAAGTGGCAGTTATTAGATGGTTGATTTTAATGTAACTCCACCATGGGATGTTTCTATCTCGCTATGCTAAAACCACTGGGTCATCAGAAAGATAAATACGGTACGTATTCACttaatatgtggatattatccGTGAAATAAAACAGCCAAACTACAGTCtttagacccagagaggttaggcacagaggaagggacacaaggatctccctgggagggaaagtagggtaggtgtcttagttagggttttactgctgtgaacagacaccatgaccaaggcaagtcttataaaaaacagcatttaattggggctggcttacaggttcagaggttcagtccattatcatcaaggtgggagcatggtagtatccaggcaggcatggcccaggcagagctgagagttctatgtcttcatccaaaggctgctagtggaagactgacttccaggcaactagggtgaggctcttatacccacacccacagtgacacacccattccaaccaggtcacacctattccatcaaggccacaccttcagatggtgccactccctggtccaaggatatacaaaccatcacagtaggtTTTATGGCCGGTCAGGTACtgagttttggggggggggggggttggggggggtggcAAGGGGGGGggataagggggggggggggggggggggggggggggggggggaggggagaagaggttGAGTGACAGAatgtggggagagacagctaGAGATAAGGGCTATATGAGGGGCACAAGGGAAACCCAATGtagtggaaacttcctaaaatatgaAGCCTTTAAATAATGAGGGAGTCTGAgccccaactggccatctctcGCTACCAAAGGAAGCTTCCAGTGCTAGAGTGTAACTGGGTAACATCCAGTAGATTTAGGGACCCAGAATGTAACGAACTGGGTTACATCCACTTGAATTATTGACCAAAGGGTTCCCATGGAAATTCCCAGACAATCCAGGCTCTCCATAAACTGACAACAGGACCCCATTTCTGAAGACaagcctcttctggcctgcaggcctGCAGATAGGCAGAACACTGTGtacagaataaatacataaatgaatttttaaaaaaagctttgaCCTGATAGGTTCTTGCTCAGTTTTGAGATGTTTGAAATAAGCCACGTCCATAGCCAAGAAAGTTACCATGTCATTTGTATGTCCCCTGTTTCTAACTGAGGATAAATCAAGGGCCTCACAAATGGCAGGCAAGCACTGTACACCTGAGGTTCAGTGCTGTGTGTGGACTTGGCAGCCAAGACTTTTTAGGTGTCACTGAAACACTGGAGAAGGTGGGTCTCTGATGAGAGAGTTAGGGCTGAGGAAGGCAGCATTTGACACATACCTCACTGGCCCAAACTGGATTGTTTACAGAACCTGTGCAAAGCTGATCCAACAGGGGCTACAAGAACTGCATGCTGCTCTGGTCACACTGCAGAATGCACTAGTGGGCGTGAGCCACAGTGGACATGGGAGGCACCAGAGACCTGAAGGGTTTGCATCTCCATGGTAACCAGCTACAGGGGCTCTTCCAGCTCTCTGAAGCAGGTGCCTTGGAGAAAGCTCAGGATCCAGTTAGGGGAAATAGGAAACACATGGCTGGATCCTTGCAGAGCAGCAGTGCCAgcagagaaaaccaaaaccaaaaccactgaTGGTGGCAAGTTTATGAAGGGTCTAAGGTTTAGAGGCAACTCTTACAAATGGTGGAGCACAGAAAGTGGAAGCTATTTCCCAGAGGATGTCTATATCACAGCCTGAGGACTCCGTAGAATGTGACAGGGACAATGGGGTAAGATAGgagcaatttttaattttttttctttgctttttttcgagacagggtttctctgtatagccctcgctgtcctggaactcactctgtagaccaggctggcctcgaactcagaaatccacctgactcagcctccagactgctgggatttaaggcgtgtgccaccacgccaggctagATAGGAGCAATTTTATCTTCTATACTATGAAGACTCAGTTGTTCTCCATACTGGAGAGTCTGCATGTATATGGTGCAAATAGGGTAGCAAATAAACACTGCTAATCATTTATTTGGTTTGCATCAAGCACCAAAGGTTCCTGCTGCAGGGCACTGTTGACTAACTAGACCCAGCAGTGGGGCGGGACTAACCTCTGGAATGACCTTTGTTCCCTCCTCACTGTCCTGGCTGGTGGAGATGAACTGGAAGGCAGGCTTTAGGGCTTGCAGCTATTGTTGCTTTCTCGCATGTGATTCTGAGAACTACACTCTGCAGAAATCAGAAAGAGAATATACAGAAAGTGGTTGAGGCCCAGAGCTCAGGCTCCAGCCTTAAAGGACTTCCCAGAACAGGGTGAATTTGTTTTGTAAGCTTGTGAAGCTAATGGACACCTCTAAAGCCTTTTCAGCCAGGAGCAAACTGCCACCTGGTGGCCATCCTGAGAAACACTTGTTTCTGCGTGCCTCTGGGGTGTGTTGGGATGAGTTCTCTGTTCAAAGTTCATGGTTGTGTCCTGAActgttattcttttattttattgctttatttagttctctctctctctctctctctctctctctctctctctctctctctctctctctcctgtagacaaggctgaccaggaattctcagaattccacctgcctctgtcaggtgctgggattaaaggtgtgtgccaccaacatCCATCAAGAAACATTAATTTTAGAGACATAACATATTTTGAGTTGTAAAGAGACCTGATTGTAGGGCGAGTAACCCCATTATCTTGTAGCAAATGGCATTGCCTAACGCCTGCCACAGTATTAGTCAGATGGCAGATACTTCAGCTGGTCCACAAGAACCTGAGATTTCCAGTTGTCAGTTCTTAGGTGGGTTGTTGGTTCTCAGATGGACTCCACAGTGTGCTGGTAGGACCAATATAGAATCAGCTGTCTTTGCAGGTAACAATGTGTTCTCAGAGCTAGCCATCCCCATGACTTTGTGGAAACTTCTTTCCTGGCCCCTTTTCAATATGTCAAAGTAGGATTTTTATTTgtagaaagcaaaacagagatGTGGTATTTAGCTGTTGTAATAATGGATCTTACAAGTGCATGCAAGAATCGCAGCTTGTAAATAACTCAAGATTGGATCCTTAGGACTGTCGAGATGACTCACTGGATAAGAGCACTGTCTGGTCTTcctcaggtcctgagttcaaatcccagaaaccacatggtggctcacaaccatccgtaatgatttctgacactctcttctgtgtgtgtctgaatacagctacagtgtacttatgtataatagtaaataaatctttgggcctgagtgagcaaGGTTGACTGGAGCAATCGGGACCCGACCTGAGTAAGCAGGGctgaccggagcgagcagaggtcctaaaattcaactcctaacaaccacatgaaggcttacaaccatctgtacagctacagcatactcacatacataaaataaataaataaatcttttttttttttaagatgggatCCTTAACTCCAAGAGTTAAGCCAGCAAGGGGATTTAGAAAGGACATTTGTAAAACAATCCATTAACTTACCATGCAACCTCGTTGTACATGGTAATTTATACAGACTTTTCCACTCAGGCATTTAACTGTAATCTTGTCAAGACTTGATTTTCTATTGCCttaaaaaatattagaatttggggctggcgaggtggctctgtggttaagagagagcactgactgcttttgcggagaacctgggtttgaatcccacatacagcaggcagctcacaaccgtggTCACTGATGAGGTAAATATTGAAAATTTggttttggaaaaagaaaagacacacagagcaAGGAACAATATTTCAGATCTGGAtttatttgatttcttaaaagtatgtttactttttaattaattaattaattatatcttTTGAGACAGTTACTTTGTGTcaccctggcagtcctggaactctgtagaccaggctggcctcaaactcagaaatccacctgcctctgcctcccaagtgctgggattaaaggcctggccAGCAGCAGCcattttttcttaacatttatctTTCACCTCTCTAAATCTTCCTGCCGAAAGTCTACATtaacatgcttttatttttttctttttcccggGCCTTCCCAGGTGTTCGCCTATGACGAGATGAAGCTGGATGACTCCCTCCCAGCCGCTGGCTGCCAGCAACTCCTGGAGCACGAATGCAAGCTCTGTACTTTCCAGCAACTCCTGGAGCACGAATGCAAGCTATGTACTTTCCAGCAACTCCTGGAGCNNNNNNNNNNNNNNNNNNNNNNNNNNNNNNNNNNNNNNNNNNNNNNNNNNNNNNNNNNNNNNNNNNNNNNNNNNNNNNNNNNNNNNNNNNNNNNNNNNNNNNNNNTGTACTTTCCAGCAACTCCTGGAGCACGAATGCAAGCTATGTACTTTCCAGGAGAGGTGAATGGTCACGCAAATAGTTGCTGACCCTCTGGTGAATAGTCAAAGTGATACAAGGTTCGAACCAGCGATGGGAACAGCAAACAAGGCTTTCCCTTGGAAGGTCCCAGCAAGGTGTCTGGACCCACAGCCAAGTGCACCTGCTGTTGTGACCAAGGAAAGCTGGAGAGAGGCAGGCTGAGTCTGTCTGCAGGCACATTACGGATGCCAGTCTGAGTCCTCAACTCGGTTATCATGAGCCAAGGAGAAAAGGAGATTCCTGGACTGACAGATACTCCTGGGCCAAAAGAACTGCAGAATCGGAAAGCTTTCCAGTCTTTCCAAAGAAGCTCATGGTGTCTGCCAACACGTTGtgagaaagcaagcaaagaagggaagaagcccaggaccacagCCCCCAAGATCCAAGACCCAGCATCTCCTTACTCCACCTGTCctgcaacaaaacaccaatgcattgTTCAGTAGAGACTAGGTGCtatggagatgggggagaggctGTAGAGCTAAGCGTTGCTATGGAGACCGAGGAGAGGCTGCAGAGCTAAGCCTtgggccaagagaatgaaggaagtcACATAAAAAAATGCCAGGATCAGACTGCCAAGAGATGTAGGCTGCTTCTACCTCCAAGTCAAAGTCCAGTAAAAACGAGTAACTACAAATGAGCCAACCTTCAAAAACTACTTTGTTGGGTCAGCCaggtgctcagtgggtaaaggcacttgtgtCCAAGTCTGCTGACCTGAGATCCGTCCCTGGGACCTACctggtggaggaagagaactgactccagcaagttgtcctctgtctcccacatgTGTGCTATAGctctcatatgcacatacccaataaataaatagatttaagacaacttaaaattaaaaagattttttttttaattacagccTATCTCTACTAGTCCACAGTTCTTTTCTGCATCAAAGCCATTGATCCCAATTTGACCTGATTAAATGTCCCTGAAACATTGTGGGTAGTACCCAGAGTGC
Proteins encoded in this region:
- the LOC110312200 gene encoding H-2 class I histocompatibility antigen, D-37 alpha chain, producing MLLFAHLLQLLTKATVLVSATVPTQTGPHSLRYFHTAVSRPGLGEPRFIIVGYVDDTQFVRFDSDAENPRMEPRALWMKQEEPEYWERETRKARDMGRNFRVNLRTLLGYYNQSKDESHTLQWMYGCDLGPDGRLLRGYCQEAYDGQDYISLNEDLRSWTATDFASQISKRKSEAAGEAHQQRAYLQGPCVEWLQKYLQLGNETLLRSEPPKAHVTRHPRPEDEVTLRCWALDFYPADITLTWQLNGEELTQDMEFVETRPAGNGTFQKWASVVVPLGKEQNYTCHVYHEGLPEPLTLRWEPPPSTDSNMVTHIAILVVLGAVAIIGAVVAFVMKRRHLGIKGSYAHVLGSKSFQTSDWPQKA